In Panicum virgatum strain AP13 chromosome 4N, P.virgatum_v5, whole genome shotgun sequence, a single window of DNA contains:
- the LOC120668962 gene encoding uncharacterized protein LOC120668962, producing MSDADKTTEALARFASTQKPFMLMHCWKILKDEPKWQDLVVVMSQSGKNNEQEDDCYVTAPSNQGDTEAEPSTPSSGGTKRRPGRDSSKAKKQKSASSSASATSTEYVSKMHDLWSDRFSFMKEQQVEKSKQMAELANLEKEKLDRQMELEERCLALEARRLAKEERVDESRLLAEEERILNIDLDTCKPSLRVFYKAQQDKIFAKYSAPSS from the exons ATGTCTGATGCGGACAAG ACTACAGAGGCCCTTGCTAGGTTTGCCAGTACACAGAAGCCTTTCATGTTGATGCATTGTTGGAAGATTCTGAAAGACGAGCCAAAGTGGCAAGACCTTGTTGTTGTTATGAGCCAAAGTGGCAAGAACAATGAGCAAGAAGATGACTGCTATGTTACAGCTCCCTCCAACCAAGGAGACACTGAAGCTGAACCGTCAACCCCATCTAGTGGCGGGACCAAGAGGCGACCTGGCCGTGATTCTTCAAaagcaaagaagcagaagagtGCCTCCTCATCTGCATCTGCAACTTCCACCGAATATGTATCTAAAATGCATGATCTGTGGTCTGATAGGTTCTCGTTCATGAAGGAGCAGCAAGTTGAGAAGAGCAAGCAAATGGCCGAATTGGCCAATCTGGAAAAGGAGAAGCTTGATAGGCAAATGGAGTTGGAGGAACGTTGTTTGGCTTTAGAAGCTAGGAGGTTGGCCAAGGAGGAAAGGGTGGATGAATCAAGGTTATTGGCCGAGGAGGAACGTATTCTTAACATTGATCTTGACACATGCAAACCATCTCTTAGGGTGTTCTATAAGGCTCAGCAAGACAAGATCTTTGCCAAGTACTCGGCGCCATCTTCTTAA
- the LOC120668580 gene encoding UDP-glycosyltransferase 89B2-like, with translation MATTASDRPTVPPAAPHVLVVPYPAQGHMIPLLDLAGLLASRGGIRLTVVATPATAPLLAPLLAAHRDGAVRELVLPFPSHPAFPAGVETARGLSPALFGALIVAFAGLRGPLGDWAGARSDGPDRVVAVLSDFFCGWTQPLVAELGVPRIVFSPSAVYGTAVLHSLFRRMPRREDDDDDESPIPFPEIPGAPAYPWRQLSLLYRTLKDGDEVSEGIKRNFLWNLESSAFVSNTFRRLEERYLRAPVADLGFRRVLAVGPLAPDADAAGNRGGETAVAAADLCAWLDKFADDGSVLYISFGSMAILHPPHAAALATALEHTGVPFVWAAGPTVIFPQGFEDRVAAAGGRGRLIRGWAPQVAALRHRAVGWFVTHCGWNSVLEACAAGVAMLAWPMTADQFVNARLLVDEAGAAVPVSWGGLSAAPAADEVARVLGAAVGGKLGGVTARVKELAEEAAAGVSEGGASWSELEVLVRELRRLGCEPME, from the coding sequence ATGGCGACGACAGCCAGCGACCGCCCCAccgtgccgccggcggcgccacaCGTCCTGGTGGTCCCGTACCCGGCGCAGGGCCACATGATCCCGCTCCTCGACCTGGCTGGCCTCCTCGCGTCCCGCGGCGGCATCCGCCTCACCGTCGTCGCCAcgcccgccaccgccccgcTCCTCGCGCCGCTCCTTGCCGCGCACCGCGACGGCGCCGTCCGCGAGCTCGTCCTCCCGTTCCCCTCCCACCCGGCCTTCCCCGCGGGCGTCGAGACCGCCAGGGGCTTGTCGCCCGCGCTCTTCGGCGCGCTCATCGTCGCCTTCGCCGGCCTCCGCGGGCCGCTCGGCGACTGGGCCGGTGCCCGGTCGGACGGCCCGGACCGCGTGGTCGCCGTGCTCTCCGACTTCTTCTGCGGGTGGACGCAGCCGCTCGTGGCCGAGCTCGGCGTCCCGCGGATCGTGTTCTCGCCGTCAGCGGTCTACGGCACCGCCGTGCTGCACTCGTTGTTCCGCCGGATGCCGCGgcgcgaggacgacgacgacgacgagagtCCGATTCCCTTCCCGGAGATCCCCGGCGCCCCGGCGTATCCGTGGCGGCAGCTATCGCTGCTGTACCGGACGCTCAAGGATGGCGACGAGGTCTCGGAGGGTATCAAGCGCAACTTCCTCTGGAATCTCGAGAGCTCGGCGTTCGTGTCCAACACGTTCCGGCGGCTCGAGGAGCGCTATCTGCGCGCGCCGGTCGCGGACCTGGGCTTCAGGCGCGTGCTCGCGGTCGGGCCGTTGGCGCCGGACGCTGATGCCGCGGGCAACCGAGGTGGGGAGACAGCCGTGGCCGCGGCCGACCTGTGCGCCTGGCTCGACAAGTTCGCCGACGACGGCTCCGTCCTGTACATCAGCTTCGGGAGCATGGCGATACTGCACCCGCcgcacgcggcggcgcttgccacCGCGCTGGAGCACACCGGGGTGCCGTTCGTGTGGGCGGCCGGGCCGACGGTGATTTTTCCTCAAGGGTTCGAGGACCGCGTCGCGGCAGCGGGCGGGAGGGGCCGGTTGATCCGCGGGTGGGCGCcgcaggtggcggcgctgcggcacCGCGCCGTGGGGTGGTTCGTGACccactgcgggtggaactcggTGCTGGAGGCCTGCGCGGCCGGGGTGGCGATGCTCGCGTGGCCGATGACGGCGGACCAGTTCGTGAACGCGCGGCTGCTCGTGGACgaggcgggcgccgccgtgcccgtgaGCTGGGGCGGGCTCagtgccgcgccggccgcggacGAGGTCGCgcgggtgctgggcgccgcagTCGGCGGGAAGTTGGGCGGCGTGACGGCGCGGGTGAaggagctcgcggaggaggctgcggcgggggTGAGCGAAGGCGGCGCGTCGTGGTCGGAGCTGGAGGTGCTGGTGCGCGAGCTGCGCCGGCTCGGGTGCGAGCCAATGGAGTAG